One Dromiciops gliroides isolate mDroGli1 chromosome 3, mDroGli1.pri, whole genome shotgun sequence DNA segment encodes these proteins:
- the LOC122751165 gene encoding 40S ribosomal protein S19-like, whose protein sequence is MPRVTVKDVNQQEFVPALAAFLKKSGKLKVPEWVDTVKLAKHKELAPYDENWFYTRAASTTRHLYLRGGAGVGSMTKIYGGRQRNGVMPSHFSRGSKSVARRVLQALEGLKMVEKDHDGGRKLTPQGQRDLDRIAGQVAAANKKH, encoded by the coding sequence ATGCCCAGAGTCACGGTGAAGGACGTGAACCAGCAGGAGTTCGTCCCGGCCCTGGCCGCCTTCCTGAAAAAGTCAGGGAAGCTGAAAGTCCCCGAATGGGTGGACACGGTCAAGCTGGCCAAACACAAAGAGCTGGCGCCCTATGACGAGAACTGGTTCTACACCCGGGCTGCCTCCACCACCCGCCACTTGTACCTCCGAGGCGGGGCAGGGGTGGGGTCCATGACCAAGATCTACGGCGGGCGCCAGCGCAACGGGGTCATGCCCAGTCACTTCAGCAGAGGCTCCAAGAGCGTGGCCCGGAGGGTCCTGCAGGCTCTGGAAGGcctcaagatggtggagaaggaCCACGATGGGGGCCGGAAGCTAACACCTCAGGGACAGAGAGACCTGGACAGAATCGCCGGACAGGTGGCTGCTGCCAACAAGAAACATTAG